The following are encoded in a window of Thermoanaerobaculia bacterium genomic DNA:
- a CDS encoding CusA/CzcA family heavy metal efflux RND transporter codes for MSEAGLPPPENPPRTASVINRVVSSALRQRFLVLFLALVLAAAGVWSFTRLPVDAYPDLSPPMVEIITQWPGKAAEEVERLITVPVEVEMNGIPAMTTIRSISLYGLSDVRLTFQTGTDNNFARQQVFERIPDLGLPDGVSPSVAPLFSPSGLIYRYVLESPDRSPMELKTIEDWIVERQFKSVPGVADDSGLGGQTMQYHVLLDPAKIAGAGLSVPAVVSALAANNGNAGGGFYSQGGQFYYVRGLGRLRTPDDIGNVVLAVHNGVPVLVRDVARVEIGIAPRLGQFGFDDQKDAVEGVILMRKGEQAQVVLRRVEAKTRELNTSILPKDVRIRPFYDRRDLIALTTRTVEDNLLRGMVFVILILVFFLYDVRTGLIVAVTIPLSLLFAFICLDLRHVPANLLSIGAIDFGILVDGGVVMVENIFRRVAMREGRPFRILEVIAEAAAEVDRPIFYAVAVIVAGFLPIYVLTGPSGLLFKPMADTTIFALVGALVLTLTLLPALCSWALRRGVRERRNAVMEAIKRTYGRVLDRCLAHPRATTGISVAILAASLLLIPSIGAEFMPKLDEGALWVRATMPYTISFEESAKITPQIRAILRSFPEVTDVGSEHGRPDDGTDPTGFFNAEFYVGLRPYREWKSGRRTKPELIAAIDRKLSAFPGIIFNYTQPAEDAVDEAETGLKSALAVKVFGPDLAVLEAKAKEIKHVLEETRGIRDVSIAQELGQPSLTITIDRAKIARYGVNVADVNDLIEAAVGGTAATQVVQGEKLFDLVVRLEPRFRQNAEEIGDILVATPGGPQVPLKELADIRIASGASFIYREDNSRYIGVQYSVAGRDLASAVEDAQARIGEALRLPPGYRLVWGGEYRDYTASRRQMKLVLPSTLFLIFLILFALYSNFKFPIITVAAVLLSSPVGGLVALWATGTPFSVSSGIGFLALFGVSVQTAVIYVSYANELRRDAGMGIREATREAALLRLRPIMMTALVAAFGLLPAALSTGIGSDSQRPFALVIVGGLISRLLLSVFQMPVLYALVARPGDRLEV; via the coding sequence GTGAGCGAAGCCGGCCTTCCCCCGCCGGAGAATCCGCCCCGGACGGCCTCGGTGATCAACCGGGTCGTTTCCTCGGCGCTCCGCCAGCGCTTCCTCGTCCTCTTCCTCGCGCTCGTGCTCGCCGCGGCCGGCGTGTGGTCGTTCACCCGGCTGCCCGTCGACGCTTATCCCGACCTCTCTCCGCCGATGGTCGAAATCATCACGCAGTGGCCGGGCAAGGCGGCCGAGGAGGTCGAACGGCTCATCACCGTCCCGGTCGAGGTCGAGATGAACGGCATCCCGGCGATGACGACGATCCGCTCGATCTCGCTCTACGGACTCTCCGACGTGCGCCTGACGTTCCAGACCGGGACCGACAACAACTTCGCGCGCCAGCAGGTCTTCGAGAGGATCCCCGATCTCGGGCTCCCGGACGGGGTGTCGCCCTCGGTCGCCCCGCTCTTCTCCCCTTCGGGCCTGATCTACCGGTACGTGCTGGAGAGCCCCGACCGGTCGCCGATGGAGCTGAAGACCATCGAGGACTGGATCGTCGAGCGGCAGTTCAAGTCCGTGCCCGGGGTCGCGGACGACTCGGGCCTCGGCGGGCAGACGATGCAGTACCACGTCCTGCTCGATCCCGCGAAAATCGCCGGAGCCGGACTCTCGGTACCCGCCGTGGTCTCGGCGCTCGCGGCCAACAACGGGAACGCCGGGGGCGGCTTCTATTCGCAGGGCGGCCAGTTCTACTACGTCCGCGGCCTCGGCCGGCTCCGAACGCCGGACGACATCGGAAACGTCGTCCTCGCCGTCCACAACGGAGTTCCCGTGCTCGTGCGGGACGTCGCGCGGGTCGAGATCGGAATCGCTCCGCGTCTCGGCCAGTTCGGGTTCGACGACCAGAAGGACGCCGTCGAGGGCGTCATTCTCATGCGCAAGGGGGAGCAGGCCCAGGTCGTTCTCCGGAGAGTCGAGGCGAAAACCCGCGAGCTGAACACGTCGATTCTCCCGAAGGACGTCCGGATCCGTCCCTTCTACGACCGCCGCGACCTGATCGCGCTCACGACCCGGACCGTCGAGGACAACCTCCTCCGCGGAATGGTTTTCGTGATCCTGATCCTCGTCTTCTTCCTGTACGACGTGCGCACCGGCCTGATCGTCGCGGTCACGATCCCCCTGTCGCTCCTCTTCGCCTTCATCTGCCTCGACCTCCGCCACGTCCCGGCGAATCTCCTGTCGATCGGCGCGATCGACTTCGGCATCCTCGTCGACGGCGGTGTCGTCATGGTCGAGAACATCTTCCGACGGGTCGCGATGCGCGAGGGCCGCCCCTTCCGGATCCTGGAAGTGATCGCGGAGGCCGCGGCGGAGGTCGACCGGCCGATCTTCTACGCCGTCGCGGTCATCGTGGCGGGCTTCCTCCCGATCTACGTCCTCACCGGACCGTCGGGTCTTCTCTTCAAGCCGATGGCGGACACGACGATCTTCGCCCTCGTCGGCGCCCTCGTCCTGACCCTCACGCTCCTCCCCGCGCTCTGCTCCTGGGCGCTGCGGCGCGGCGTCCGCGAGCGCCGCAATGCCGTGATGGAGGCGATCAAGCGGACGTACGGGCGAGTCCTCGACCGGTGCCTCGCCCACCCGCGGGCGACGACCGGCATCTCGGTCGCGATCCTGGCGGCCTCGCTCCTGCTGATCCCGTCGATCGGCGCGGAATTCATGCCGAAACTCGACGAGGGCGCGCTCTGGGTGCGCGCCACGATGCCCTACACGATCTCCTTCGAGGAGTCCGCGAAGATCACGCCGCAGATCCGCGCGATCCTCCGATCTTTCCCCGAAGTGACCGACGTCGGATCCGAGCACGGAAGACCCGACGACGGGACGGACCCGACGGGCTTCTTCAACGCCGAGTTCTACGTCGGCCTGCGTCCGTATCGGGAGTGGAAGTCCGGGAGGCGGACGAAGCCGGAGCTGATCGCGGCGATCGACCGGAAGCTCTCGGCCTTCCCCGGGATCATCTTCAACTACACCCAGCCGGCGGAGGACGCGGTCGACGAGGCCGAGACCGGTTTGAAGAGCGCGCTCGCCGTCAAGGTCTTCGGCCCCGATCTCGCGGTCCTCGAAGCGAAGGCGAAGGAGATCAAGCACGTCCTCGAGGAGACCCGCGGCATCCGGGACGTGAGCATCGCGCAGGAGCTCGGGCAGCCGAGCCTGACCATCACGATCGACCGGGCGAAGATCGCCCGCTACGGGGTCAACGTCGCGGACGTGAACGACCTGATCGAGGCCGCGGTCGGGGGGACGGCGGCGACCCAGGTCGTCCAGGGAGAGAAGCTCTTCGACCTCGTCGTGCGGCTGGAGCCCCGCTTCCGCCAGAACGCGGAGGAGATCGGGGACATCCTCGTCGCGACGCCGGGGGGGCCGCAGGTGCCTCTCAAGGAGCTTGCGGACATCCGGATCGCCAGCGGCGCTTCGTTCATCTACCGCGAGGACAATTCGCGCTACATCGGGGTGCAGTACTCGGTCGCGGGTCGGGATCTCGCGAGCGCCGTCGAGGACGCCCAGGCCCGCATCGGGGAGGCCCTCCGCCTTCCGCCGGGGTACCGCCTCGTCTGGGGGGGCGAGTATCGCGACTACACGGCGTCCCGCCGGCAGATGAAGCTCGTGCTCCCGTCGACGCTCTTCCTCATCTTCCTCATCCTCTTCGCCCTCTACAGCAACTTCAAGTTCCCGATCATCACGGTGGCGGCCGTCCTCCTGTCCTCGCCGGTCGGGGGGCTGGTCGCGCTCTGGGCGACGGGCACGCCCTTCTCCGTCTCCTCCGGGATCGGCTTTCTCGCGCTCTTCGGAGTGTCGGTCCAGACGGCCGTGATCTACGTTTCGTACGCGAACGAGCTCCGGCGCGACGCGGGAATGGGGATCCGCGAAGCGACGCGGGAAGCCGCCCTGCTGAGACTGCGCCCGATCATGATGACCGCTCTGGTCGCGGCGTTCGGCCTCCTCCCGGCAGCCCTGTCGACGGGGATCGGGTCGGATTCGCAGAGGCCGTTCGCGCTCGTGATCGTCGGAGGCCTGATCTCGCGCCTGCTGCTCTCGGTCTTCCAGATGCCGGTGCTCTACGCCCTCGTCGCCCGGCCGGGAGACCGGCTCGAGGTCTGA
- a CDS encoding efflux RND transporter periplasmic adaptor subunit has translation MFPDARTARIALAGAVFLAAACARRGAPPPAPASAAAPSGLSLTPEQRSRITVQEVREAPFHRTIESTGTVAFDQNASTQVIAGISGPVARVLTPPGTRVSAGQALAEVTSPDFASAVSGYRKSAASAANLRRIADLDKKLFDAGGISRREMQQAETEALSAEADRDASLAQLRSIGIPEATVRALQEGRAAESPHAVIRSPIAGTVVERLISPGQLLQAGTTACFTIADLSRVWVIANVFEQDVPFVSVGAAADVSAGSAEAPMGGTVEYVASLVDPSTRAIGVRVVLRNPSGLLKKDQYVRVAIHSPRESRGVLLPASAVLRDDENLPFVYVEAAGGSFLRRRIDLGSREGDRIEARSGVRAGDRVVVEGALFMQFAESQ, from the coding sequence ATGTTCCCTGACGCCCGGACCGCCCGCATCGCCCTCGCGGGCGCGGTCTTCCTCGCCGCGGCCTGCGCCCGCCGAGGCGCACCGCCCCCCGCTCCGGCCTCCGCCGCGGCACCCTCCGGCCTTTCGCTCACCCCGGAGCAGCGGAGCCGGATCACCGTCCAGGAAGTCCGCGAAGCCCCGTTCCACCGGACGATCGAGTCGACCGGGACCGTCGCGTTCGATCAGAACGCTTCGACGCAGGTGATCGCCGGGATCTCGGGACCCGTCGCCCGCGTCCTGACGCCGCCCGGGACCCGGGTGTCGGCGGGGCAGGCGCTCGCCGAAGTCACGTCTCCCGATTTCGCCTCCGCCGTTTCAGGATACCGGAAGTCGGCGGCGTCGGCGGCGAACCTCCGCCGGATCGCCGACCTCGACAAGAAGCTCTTCGACGCGGGCGGGATCTCGCGCCGCGAAATGCAGCAGGCCGAAACGGAAGCCCTCTCGGCGGAAGCCGACCGCGACGCCTCCCTCGCCCAGCTGCGGTCGATCGGCATTCCCGAAGCCACGGTCCGGGCGCTCCAGGAGGGTCGTGCCGCGGAATCTCCCCACGCCGTCATCCGGTCCCCGATCGCGGGAACCGTCGTCGAGCGGCTCATCTCCCCCGGCCAGCTCCTGCAGGCCGGCACGACGGCCTGCTTCACGATCGCCGATCTCTCGCGCGTCTGGGTGATCGCCAACGTCTTCGAACAGGACGTGCCGTTCGTCTCCGTCGGCGCCGCGGCCGACGTCTCCGCGGGTTCGGCGGAGGCGCCGATGGGAGGGACGGTCGAATACGTCGCCTCGCTCGTCGACCCCTCGACGCGCGCGATCGGCGTGCGCGTCGTCCTCCGGAATCCGAGCGGGCTCCTCAAGAAGGACCAGTACGTGCGCGTCGCGATCCACTCCCCCCGCGAGAGCCGGGGCGTGCTGCTCCCGGCCTCGGCCGTCCTTCGGGACGACGAGAACCTCCCGTTCGTCTACGTCGAGGCGGCCGGCGGGTCCTTCCTCCGGCGGCGGATCGACCTCGGCTCCCGCGAGGGCGACCGGATCGAAGCGCGCTCCGGCGTTCGGGCGGGAGACCGGGTCGTCGTCGAGGGCGCGCTCTTCATGCAGTTCGCGGAAAGCCAGTGA
- a CDS encoding TolC family protein, translated as MRSGLVPCFFRLFRVAALAASGFAALVSPPAAAEDVARVSRPDAVAEALARNPQIAAARAQVEQARAGIAQATAFPDPAFAWTYEQQSSLGNFGSAQTRDVGASLTIPFPDKFRLNRRVSGAALRAAELSWTQLRQQIASQTATAFDALMVAEAQLENDREAERISQDVLAKTQARFDAGTVARLDVLQAKVAFAQARNQTIADERTLMTARASLNRLLARPPGAPIEPAGKLEVPPAPAEVGDLLARAVAHRPEIASIVAQREGARFAAKLAREFWFPDLNISLFRNHTEGFPAAYSTSGAIAVPLFFWQHEKGDVAAAEARQAELAADETVTRAQVELDVRTAWAAADSARRQAVWIRDELLPQANDAFHVASESYALGGSSAVDLINARSALLAATSQLTQALGAANDAAAQLDLAVGDYVPSASQGDSNVP; from the coding sequence TTGCGGTCGGGGCTCGTTCCGTGTTTCTTCCGGTTGTTCCGTGTCGCCGCGCTCGCCGCGTCCGGCTTCGCCGCGCTCGTCTCGCCCCCGGCGGCGGCCGAAGACGTCGCGCGCGTCTCGCGTCCGGACGCGGTGGCCGAGGCTCTCGCGCGGAACCCGCAGATCGCCGCGGCGCGCGCCCAGGTCGAACAGGCGCGGGCCGGGATCGCCCAGGCCACGGCCTTTCCGGACCCGGCCTTCGCGTGGACGTACGAGCAGCAGTCGAGCCTCGGGAATTTCGGCTCGGCGCAGACGCGCGACGTCGGCGCGAGTCTCACGATCCCGTTTCCCGACAAGTTCCGGCTGAACCGCCGCGTCTCGGGAGCGGCCCTCCGCGCGGCGGAGCTCTCCTGGACGCAACTGAGGCAGCAGATCGCCTCGCAGACCGCGACCGCCTTCGACGCGCTCATGGTCGCGGAGGCGCAGCTCGAGAACGACCGCGAGGCCGAACGGATATCGCAGGACGTGCTCGCCAAGACCCAGGCGCGCTTCGACGCGGGAACGGTCGCCCGCCTCGACGTGCTGCAGGCGAAGGTCGCCTTCGCGCAGGCGAGGAACCAGACGATCGCCGACGAGAGGACGCTCATGACCGCGCGGGCCTCCCTGAACCGCCTGCTGGCGCGCCCCCCCGGCGCTCCGATCGAGCCCGCGGGCAAGCTCGAGGTCCCGCCCGCGCCGGCGGAGGTCGGCGATCTCCTCGCCCGCGCGGTGGCGCATCGCCCGGAGATCGCGTCGATCGTCGCCCAGCGGGAAGGCGCGCGATTCGCGGCGAAGCTGGCCCGCGAGTTCTGGTTCCCCGATCTGAACATCTCGCTCTTCCGGAATCACACGGAAGGCTTTCCGGCGGCGTATTCGACTTCGGGAGCGATCGCCGTACCGCTCTTCTTCTGGCAGCACGAGAAGGGGGACGTCGCGGCGGCCGAAGCCCGCCAGGCGGAGCTCGCCGCCGACGAGACGGTCACGCGGGCGCAGGTCGAGCTCGACGTCCGGACGGCCTGGGCGGCCGCCGACTCGGCGCGCCGGCAGGCGGTCTGGATCCGCGACGAGCTGTTGCCGCAGGCCAACGACGCTTTCCACGTCGCCTCCGAGAGCTACGCCCTGGGGGGGTCTTCCGCCGTCGACCTGATCAACGCCCGTTCCGCGCTGCTCGCCGCCACCTCTCAGCTCACGCAGGCGCTCGGGGCCGCCAACGACGCCGCCGCCCAGCTCGACCTCGCGGTGGGGGACTACGTCCCTTCCGCTTCGCAAGGAGACTCGAATGTTCCCTGA
- a CDS encoding DUF5666 domain-containing protein: MRFRFRFSPIGLCLLFLSAVAVGPARADRGHVRITAPSLGHLGLAPADGRGHDGAELEGTVTGVDTIGGTISLTDDQLGPVVVTLQDTTIIRHGWTVMTADQIAVGARIHVKAAPQDGGGYLAFVIFVQNNGGGGSQGGSGTECDTEVQGTVSAIDCGANTMTVTTDSGDIDVTFDTNTQFFTKGHTASTCDQIQLGDTVEVCGTQGDTSVLAANVNIEAPDSCQDEISGTVSGTPDCGAGTMVVTTGSGDVDVTLTDTTQYFGPHHTPAACADVADGDAVEIEGTLQTDGSIVACKVSFEPPEVEDVEVSGTITGAPDSGTQTFVLTLEDASTVTIDVNSSTVIQQDHNAMTFADLADGMSVEVQGTLQTDGSILATKISIE; encoded by the coding sequence ATGCGTTTTCGGTTCCGATTCTCCCCAATTGGCCTCTGTCTCCTCTTTCTCTCCGCGGTCGCGGTCGGCCCCGCCCGCGCCGACCGTGGCCACGTCCGGATCACGGCGCCTTCCCTCGGCCATCTCGGCCTCGCTCCCGCGGACGGGCGCGGCCACGACGGCGCGGAGCTCGAGGGAACGGTTACCGGCGTCGACACGATCGGGGGAACGATCTCGCTGACCGACGACCAGCTCGGCCCGGTCGTGGTCACGCTCCAGGACACGACGATCATCCGCCACGGGTGGACGGTGATGACCGCCGACCAGATCGCCGTCGGTGCCCGAATTCACGTCAAGGCCGCGCCGCAGGACGGGGGCGGATATCTCGCGTTCGTCATCTTCGTCCAGAACAACGGAGGCGGCGGCTCGCAGGGCGGCTCCGGAACGGAGTGCGATACCGAGGTCCAGGGAACCGTGAGCGCGATCGACTGCGGCGCGAACACGATGACCGTCACGACCGATTCGGGCGACATCGACGTCACGTTCGACACGAACACGCAGTTCTTCACGAAGGGCCACACGGCGTCGACCTGCGACCAGATCCAGCTCGGAGACACCGTCGAGGTCTGCGGGACGCAGGGCGACACGTCCGTTCTCGCCGCGAACGTCAACATCGAAGCGCCGGATTCCTGCCAGGACGAAATCTCCGGAACCGTCAGCGGAACGCCCGACTGCGGCGCCGGCACGATGGTCGTGACGACCGGCTCCGGCGACGTCGACGTCACGCTGACCGACACCACGCAGTACTTCGGGCCGCATCACACTCCGGCCGCCTGTGCCGACGTCGCGGACGGGGATGCCGTCGAAATCGAGGGCACGCTCCAGACTGACGGCAGCATCGTGGCCTGCAAGGTGAGCTTCGAGCCGCCCGAGGTCGAAGACGTCGAGGTGTCCGGCACGATCACCGGGGCGCCGGACAGCGGAACCCAGACCTTCGTTCTCACGCTCGAGGACGCGAGCACGGTCACGATCGATGTCAATTCCAGCACCGTCATCCAGCAGGACCACAACGCCATGACGTTCGCCGACCTGGCGGATGGAATGAGTGTCGAAGTCCAGGGCACGCTCCAAACCGACGGAAGCATCCTCGCGACGAAGATCTCGATCGAGTAG